One Methanomicrobia archaeon DNA window includes the following coding sequences:
- a CDS encoding UPF0147 family protein, translating to MAKKEEIVQRCVEMLEEIISDITVPRNLRRSTGDLKDKLLNDDASLAVRVAAVISDLDELTANPNIPSHTRALVWSIVSQLETISVED from the coding sequence GTGGCAAAAAAAGAAGAAATCGTGCAGCGATGTGTCGAGATGCTGGAAGAGATAATAAGCGATATAACCGTTCCACGGAACCTAAGGCGCTCGACGGGCGATTTGAAGGATAAACTCCTGAACGATGACGCCTCACTGGCCGTGCGCGTGGCAGCGGTGATCTCCGATCTGGACGAACTAACCGCCAACCCCAATATCCCATCTCATACAAGAGCGCTGGTGTGGAGCATCGTAAGCCAGTTGGAAACGATTTCGGTTGAAGACTGA